One window of Solwaraspora sp. WMMA2056 genomic DNA carries:
- a CDS encoding LCP family protein: MVTLVVLALLGGGGAVAAWWYARDIGADIVRIEAFDQVPQEERPVREEVAANAMNLLILGSDTRDPGSTGGSRADTIILMHVPADRSGAQLVSIPRDTWIHVPSSADGRYGDTDAKINAAYAWGGAPLMVQTVENYTGVRIDHVVMVDFAGFKDIVDALDGVEIDVEEAFTSTHSLNPDSIRRFEAGPQTMDGAAALDYARERYAFADGDFARIRHQQQVIRAIIDKASSGGILTNPGRLNAFLRATADAVAVDDTLNIVGVATDLRHLRSGNLSFYTSPTSGTGMRGDQSVVLPDTARAEAFYDAVRRDDTAAIAATGTAAG; the protein is encoded by the coding sequence CTGGTCACCCTGGTCGTCCTCGCCCTGCTCGGCGGTGGTGGCGCGGTCGCGGCGTGGTGGTACGCCCGGGACATCGGTGCCGACATCGTCCGCATCGAGGCGTTCGACCAGGTGCCGCAGGAGGAGCGTCCGGTACGTGAGGAGGTGGCGGCGAACGCGATGAACCTGCTGATCCTGGGCAGCGACACGCGCGACCCCGGGTCGACCGGCGGTTCCCGCGCCGACACGATCATCCTGATGCACGTGCCGGCGGACCGCTCCGGCGCGCAGCTGGTCTCCATTCCCCGGGACACCTGGATCCACGTGCCGAGCAGTGCCGACGGCCGGTACGGCGACACCGACGCGAAGATCAACGCGGCGTACGCCTGGGGTGGTGCACCGCTGATGGTGCAGACCGTCGAAAACTACACGGGGGTACGGATCGACCATGTGGTCATGGTCGACTTCGCCGGTTTCAAGGACATCGTGGACGCCCTCGACGGAGTGGAGATCGACGTCGAGGAGGCGTTCACCTCCACACATTCGCTGAACCCGGACAGCATCCGCCGATTCGAAGCCGGACCGCAGACCATGGACGGTGCCGCCGCGCTGGACTACGCCCGGGAGCGGTACGCGTTCGCCGACGGCGACTTCGCCCGGATCCGCCACCAGCAGCAGGTGATCCGGGCGATCATCGACAAGGCGTCGTCGGGAGGGATCCTCACCAACCCGGGCCGGCTCAACGCGTTCCTGCGGGCCACCGCCGACGCCGTCGCCGTCGACGACACCCTCAACATCGTCGGCGTCGCCACCGACCTGCGCCATCTGCGCAGCGGGAACCTCAGCTTCTACACCAGCCCCACCTCGGGCACCGGGATGCGCGGCGACCAGAGCGTGGTGCTTCCCGACACGGCCCGGGCCGAGGCGTTCTACGACGCGGTCCGCCGCGACGACACGGCGGCCATCGCGGCCACCGGCACCGCCGCCGGTTAG
- a CDS encoding glycosyl hydrolase family 28-related protein: MRPQPPGERTRPSGEPHPRRAVPRRRAIVTTAALLAGTGVGGIGAAAYGSGLAAAAERDYDVREFGAVGDGSTDDTHSLQRALDAARATGGIVFLPPGVYLTRQLTLYSRVHLRGSGGDATILRLAPDSNTAVVESDGFAAQSRAGSDAGITMFSVRDLTVDGNQGEGNPVSCGLRLYGYGYELTDLTVFNCGADGVVSGWGTAGHLPAPSHQMESRVTGLRTHDNGGHGVNFAGPHDSMFLNCLSFQNAGTGFHLDGNSYGTLMVNCHAWGVRQNVSFELAASGIGCVNCYADLDGGVGVRISRNDCRWLAGYVQGANHPGPATEIGIQFVPGAVAAEPACVTVDTLIRNCATAAVDFGADRGLSSVRATLSQPGVAGVAGTGLGWIGRPAPDTQVEITHGLGHPKNLVVRPAFDLRAEPTPPAPHDSQVRVFAREVDGRTQLCARFANGEVRVLAADT, from the coding sequence ATGAGACCGCAGCCGCCCGGCGAGCGAACGCGGCCGTCCGGCGAGCCGCACCCGCGTCGGGCCGTGCCGCGTCGGCGGGCGATCGTCACCACCGCCGCGCTGCTCGCCGGCACCGGGGTCGGCGGGATCGGCGCTGCGGCGTACGGCAGCGGGCTGGCCGCGGCGGCCGAGCGGGACTACGACGTACGGGAGTTCGGCGCCGTCGGCGACGGCAGTACCGACGACACCCACAGCCTGCAGCGTGCCCTGGACGCCGCCCGCGCCACCGGCGGCATCGTGTTCCTGCCGCCGGGCGTCTACCTGACCCGCCAGCTCACCCTCTACTCCCGGGTCCACCTGCGCGGCTCCGGCGGCGACGCCACGATTCTGCGGCTGGCCCCCGACAGCAACACCGCCGTCGTCGAGTCCGACGGCTTTGCGGCGCAGTCGCGGGCCGGCAGCGACGCCGGCATCACCATGTTCAGCGTCCGAGACCTGACCGTGGACGGCAACCAGGGGGAGGGCAACCCGGTCAGCTGCGGGCTGCGGCTGTACGGGTACGGCTACGAACTGACCGACCTGACGGTGTTCAACTGTGGTGCCGACGGGGTGGTCAGTGGCTGGGGGACCGCCGGGCACCTGCCGGCACCGTCGCATCAGATGGAGTCGCGGGTCACCGGTCTGCGTACCCACGACAACGGCGGCCACGGGGTCAACTTCGCCGGGCCGCACGATTCGATGTTCCTCAACTGCCTGTCGTTTCAGAACGCCGGCACCGGGTTTCACCTGGACGGCAACTCGTACGGCACCCTGATGGTCAACTGCCACGCGTGGGGGGTACGGCAGAACGTCTCGTTCGAGCTGGCCGCTTCCGGCATCGGCTGTGTGAACTGCTACGCCGACCTCGACGGCGGGGTCGGCGTCCGGATCTCCCGTAACGACTGCCGCTGGCTGGCCGGCTACGTCCAGGGGGCCAACCACCCCGGCCCGGCCACTGAGATCGGCATCCAGTTCGTGCCCGGTGCCGTCGCGGCGGAGCCGGCCTGCGTCACCGTCGACACGTTGATCCGCAACTGCGCGACCGCCGCCGTCGACTTCGGTGCCGACCGTGGCTTGTCGAGCGTGCGGGCCACCCTGTCCCAGCCGGGAGTGGCCGGCGTCGCAGGCACCGGGCTCGGCTGGATCGGCCGGCCGGCACCGGACACCCAGGTGGAGATCACCCACGGTCTCGGGCATCCGAAGAACCTGGTCGTGCGGCCCGCGTTCGACCTGCGGGCCGAGCCGACGCCGCCGGCCCCGCACGACAGCCAGGTCCGGGTTTTCGCCCGCGAGGTCGACGGCCGTACCCAGCTGTGCGCCCGGTTCGCCAACGGCGAGGTGCGGGTCCTGGCCGCCGACACCTAA
- a CDS encoding glycosyltransferase, whose amino-acid sequence MRIAMVHASFTVRGGAERYIDDLTASLVARGHQVRVFTAADRPRWSARLPGNVAVHLGDLLDPTGLRPADLREFAPDVVHVHNWQGLGVPVVARLAAAYPTVHTVHDHAVVDPNNTMRNVGRSRLLDALLRARSAWILRRFTRLRLLCATDRVRDTVLRGASGARRPTSRVVPLAVATDWNRRAWPVGDRRTFLFLGALSAHKGLDQLLDAWDGPGTLLVAGDGPLRARVERSGPSVRALGYLDEAAKRAAVGRAGWLVFPSTGAETYGLACAEALMAGRPLIAGAHAPPPMAAGTSTLLYTGVDGLRVALRRAAAMPPDEYAAMAASAAADGRKLDWDDHVSAVLDAYEER is encoded by the coding sequence ATGCGGATCGCGATGGTGCACGCCTCGTTCACGGTCCGGGGCGGGGCGGAGCGCTACATCGACGACCTGACCGCCAGCCTGGTCGCCCGGGGCCACCAGGTGCGGGTCTTCACCGCCGCGGACCGGCCACGGTGGTCGGCGCGGCTGCCCGGTAATGTCGCCGTGCACCTGGGCGACCTGCTGGACCCGACCGGTCTGCGGCCGGCGGACCTGCGGGAGTTCGCGCCCGACGTGGTGCACGTGCACAACTGGCAGGGGCTGGGGGTGCCGGTGGTGGCCCGGCTGGCGGCCGCGTACCCGACGGTGCACACCGTGCACGACCACGCGGTGGTGGACCCGAACAACACGATGCGCAACGTGGGCCGGTCGCGGCTGCTGGACGCGCTGCTGCGGGCCCGCTCGGCGTGGATCCTGCGGCGGTTCACGCGGCTGCGGCTGCTGTGCGCCACCGACCGGGTCCGTGACACGGTGCTGCGCGGCGCGTCGGGTGCCCGGCGGCCGACCAGCCGGGTGGTGCCGCTGGCGGTGGCGACCGACTGGAACCGGCGGGCCTGGCCGGTCGGCGACCGGCGGACCTTTCTTTTCCTTGGCGCGTTGAGTGCACACAAGGGCCTCGATCAGCTGCTGGACGCCTGGGACGGGCCGGGCACCCTGCTGGTGGCCGGGGACGGGCCGCTACGGGCCCGTGTCGAACGGTCCGGTCCGTCGGTGCGGGCGCTGGGCTACCTCGACGAGGCGGCGAAACGGGCGGCGGTCGGCCGGGCCGGCTGGCTGGTGTTTCCCAGTACGGGGGCCGAGACGTACGGTCTGGCCTGCGCCGAGGCGCTGATGGCCGGCCGGCCGCTGATCGCCGGCGCGCACGCGCCCCCGCCGATGGCGGCCGGGACGTCGACGCTGCTCTACACCGGCGTCGACGGGCTGCGCGTCGCCCTGCGGCGGGCTGCGGCGATGCCGCCCGACGAGTACGCCGCGATGGCGGCGTCGGCGGCCGCCGACGGCCGAAAACTGGACTGGGACGACCACGTCAGTGCCGTACTCGACGCCTACGAGGAGCGATGA
- a CDS encoding glycosyltransferase gives MPSGERRVTVLDASGVGPGGITRMLREVVRHWPTDHDLRIVAAPPGFEAATGVVVSHQSGGRAGTIAAATAVLRRQRSGRVLSLSPSIAVAGARLPVATIVHDVAFRLWPAGLSRSVRAYRRCSYATALRRSSALLCVSDRTRHDLLGLYGVAGDRATVWHPGSDLAAPGVGPPLPAEYVLVAGHAPHKGVELAIEAVRAVPRYTLVVLTGGTRHFRDDSGRTVFLDRLDDAAYAATVAGAAAFLMPSHFEGFGLPAAEALALGVPTIVSPDPALHEATAGAAVRMRDWSVGALVEALTRVEASTGVEAVTRVGKPGPVAVRSWRQATAELVERLWR, from the coding sequence ATGCCGTCGGGTGAGCGCCGGGTGACGGTGCTGGACGCCAGCGGGGTCGGCCCGGGTGGGATCACCCGGATGTTGCGGGAGGTGGTGCGGCACTGGCCGACCGATCACGACCTGCGGATCGTGGCCGCGCCACCGGGGTTCGAGGCGGCCACCGGGGTGGTGGTGAGTCACCAGTCCGGCGGCCGGGCGGGCACCATCGCCGCCGCGACCGCCGTCCTGCGCCGGCAGCGGTCCGGGCGGGTTCTGTCGCTGAGCCCGTCGATCGCGGTCGCCGGTGCCCGGCTGCCGGTGGCGACGATCGTGCACGACGTGGCGTTCCGGCTCTGGCCGGCGGGCCTGTCGCGGTCGGTGCGGGCGTACCGGCGGTGCAGCTACGCGACGGCGCTGCGCCGCTCCTCGGCGCTGCTGTGCGTCAGCGACCGGACCCGCCATGATCTGCTCGGCCTCTACGGGGTGGCCGGTGACCGGGCGACGGTCTGGCATCCGGGCAGTGACCTGGCCGCGCCCGGGGTGGGGCCGCCGCTGCCGGCCGAGTACGTGCTGGTCGCCGGCCACGCCCCGCACAAGGGGGTCGAGTTGGCGATCGAGGCGGTCCGGGCGGTGCCCCGGTACACGTTGGTGGTGCTGACCGGCGGGACCCGGCATTTCCGGGACGATTCCGGCCGTACCGTGTTCCTGGACCGGTTGGACGACGCAGCCTACGCGGCGACCGTGGCCGGTGCCGCCGCGTTCCTGATGCCGAGCCATTTCGAAGGGTTCGGGCTGCCGGCGGCGGAGGCGCTCGCCCTCGGCGTTCCCACGATCGTCTCGCCGGATCCGGCGTTGCACGAGGCGACCGCCGGGGCGGCGGTCCGGATGCGGGACTGGTCGGTCGGGGCGCTGGTCGAGGCGTTGACGCGGGTCGAGGCGTCGACGGGGGTCGAGGCGGTGACGCGGGTCGGGAAACCGGGGCCGGTGGCGGTACGCAGCTGGCGGCAGGCCACGGCGGAGCTCGTCGAACGGCTGTGGCGCTGA
- a CDS encoding glycosyltransferase produces MAAAQLMADLLADRSVAVVHEWFSAVGGSENVFLAIADLVPHASRHVLWAEPGADPAGLRQTWLARTPLRRSKALALPVMPLVWRTAGRPAPDVVISSSHAFAHTVKFGDPARTRHLSYVHTPARYVWSPDFDGRGANPLLGLPRAALRRVDRWGGRHVHAYAANSVEVRDRIRRFWRRDATVVNPPVDVEFFGAGPDGDRDYLLGVGRWIPYKRFDLMIEVAEQAGMPLVLAGSGPAEAQLRRRAGSAVRFEVRPSRARLRELYAGAAALLFPAHEDFGIVPVEAQAAGTPVVGLARGGLLETVVHGETGMLADSTDPRVLAGLLAEVPRLDRARIRAQAARFSHARFAQRMTRWVDDAVG; encoded by the coding sequence GTGGCAGCGGCACAGTTGATGGCCGACCTGCTGGCCGACCGGTCGGTGGCGGTGGTGCACGAGTGGTTCAGCGCCGTCGGCGGTTCGGAGAACGTCTTCCTGGCCATCGCCGACCTGGTTCCGCACGCCTCCCGGCACGTGCTGTGGGCCGAGCCGGGCGCCGACCCGGCCGGGCTGCGGCAGACGTGGCTGGCCCGTACCCCGTTGCGTCGGTCGAAGGCGCTCGCGTTGCCGGTGATGCCGCTGGTCTGGCGTACGGCCGGCCGGCCCGCCCCGGACGTGGTGATCTCGTCGAGTCACGCGTTCGCGCACACGGTGAAGTTCGGTGACCCGGCGCGGACCCGGCACCTGAGTTACGTGCACACCCCGGCCCGGTACGTGTGGTCGCCGGATTTCGACGGTCGGGGGGCGAATCCGCTGCTCGGGCTGCCCCGGGCGGCGTTGCGTCGGGTCGACCGGTGGGGTGGGCGGCACGTGCACGCGTACGCGGCCAACTCCGTGGAGGTCCGGGACCGGATCCGGCGGTTCTGGCGCCGCGACGCGACCGTGGTCAACCCGCCGGTGGACGTGGAGTTCTTCGGCGCCGGGCCGGACGGTGACCGGGACTACCTGCTCGGCGTGGGACGGTGGATTCCGTACAAGCGGTTCGACCTGATGATCGAGGTGGCGGAGCAGGCCGGGATGCCGCTGGTGCTCGCCGGGTCCGGCCCGGCCGAGGCGCAGCTGCGTCGGCGGGCCGGGTCCGCCGTACGGTTCGAGGTGCGTCCGTCGCGGGCGCGGCTGCGCGAGCTGTACGCCGGGGCGGCGGCGCTGCTGTTTCCCGCGCACGAGGATTTCGGCATCGTGCCGGTCGAGGCGCAGGCCGCCGGTACCCCGGTGGTGGGGCTGGCCCGTGGTGGTCTACTGGAGACGGTGGTGCACGGGGAGACGGGGATGCTGGCCGACTCGACCGACCCGCGGGTCCTCGCCGGGCTGCTCGCCGAGGTGCCCCGGCTGGACCGGGCGCGGATCCGGGCGCAGGCGGCCCGGTTCAGCCATGCCCGGTTCGCGCAGCGGATGACGAGGTGGGTCGACGATGCCGTCGGGTGA
- a CDS encoding vitamin B12-dependent ribonucleotide reductase, whose amino-acid sequence MLLHQVFSFNSPVWFNVGTASPQQVSACFILSVDDSMDSILDWYKEEGLIFKGGSGSGVNLSRIRSSKELLSSGGTASGPVSFMRGADASAGTIKSGGATRRAAKMVILDVDHPDIEEFVLTKAREENKIRALRDAGFDMDLGGADIVSVQYQNANNSVRVSDEFMRAYEDGGSFDLRGRLDGSVIDTIDAKKLFGTISQAAWECADPGLQYDDTINDWHTCPESGRITASNPCFTGDTLVHTDKGLIRFDALVDRSRQGESFGVYTHDATNPDAPADQVVLTRPKAVMITGTNEITRLEFSNGMVLRCTPNHRIWTTNRGYVEAKDLTPDDQILPLNQPTPATAASWEFRMRADASVSPGDVVPTKWQRESRLPEKWTEDFAHLLGWLVGDGSVREGTPGVRGNGPGASWVYSQSDPEAIIERHQSVLESIVGLRFDPVQMPNGTLQLRSNRTAVVEFLTGLGVSTARAVDKRLPSSVLEAPPEIQAAFLRGLFDADGCAAETANGTRYVGLGAVSIELLREAQRLLSGFGIGSRIYATRKAGDTTFRYTTNSGDEREYHGKQLYDLRISGENIGLFASRIGFDHQAKAQRVAHWLEQHRFYRTDQTARLVSREFDGFETTYNLSEPRNHSYIANGVVVRNCSEYLHLDNSSCNLASLNLMKFLRADGGFEVEKFVRSVEFVITAMDISICFADFPTEKIGETTRAYRQLGIGYANLGALLMASGMPYDSEAGRSYAAAITSVMTGTAYRRSAELAGVVGAYDGYARNAEGHKRVMRKHAAASDEIRPTGPVATALAREAARQWEMGNKLGEKNGWRNSQASVLAPTGTIGLMMDCDTTGVEPDLALVKFKKLVGGGSMQIVNQTVPRALRSLGYPEEQVEAIVEHIADNGHVVDAPGLRTEHYPVFDCAMGERSIAPMGHVRMMAAVQPFISGAISKTVNMPEAATVADVEKIYYEGWKLGLKALAIYRDNCKVGQPLSVAKSDKATQAATAEQTAAVEKIVEKVVEYRPVRKRLPKKRPSETVSFSVGGAEGYLTASSYPDDGLGEVFLKMSKQGSTLAGVMDAFSVAISIGLQYGVPLETFVAKFTNMRFEPAGMTDDPDVRMAASVMDYIFRRLALDFLPYDRRAELGIFTAAERTAQMRAEAEAESAASELSAMAVSAPVEPKHPEAPAPSSVEPVSGTADAPAAAAPAPASVHSSTELLEAVIGKAADAPLCFTCGTKMRPAGSCYVCEGCGSTSGCS is encoded by the coding sequence ATGCTGCTGCACCAGGTGTTCAGCTTCAACTCGCCGGTCTGGTTCAACGTCGGCACGGCCTCCCCGCAGCAGGTATCAGCGTGTTTCATCCTTTCTGTGGATGATTCGATGGATTCCATCCTCGATTGGTACAAAGAGGAGGGGCTGATCTTCAAGGGTGGCTCCGGCTCCGGCGTCAACCTGTCCCGGATCCGCTCCTCCAAGGAGTTGCTCTCCAGCGGTGGCACCGCCTCCGGCCCGGTCAGCTTCATGCGCGGCGCCGACGCCTCGGCCGGCACCATCAAGTCCGGTGGCGCCACCCGCCGGGCCGCCAAGATGGTCATCCTCGACGTCGACCACCCGGACATCGAGGAGTTCGTCCTCACCAAGGCCCGCGAGGAGAACAAGATCCGGGCGTTGCGCGACGCCGGGTTCGACATGGACCTCGGTGGCGCGGACATCGTCAGCGTCCAGTACCAGAACGCCAACAACTCGGTCCGGGTCTCCGACGAGTTCATGCGGGCGTACGAGGACGGTGGCAGCTTCGACCTGCGCGGTCGGCTCGACGGCTCGGTGATCGACACCATCGACGCCAAGAAGCTGTTCGGGACCATTTCGCAGGCGGCCTGGGAATGCGCCGACCCGGGTCTGCAGTACGACGACACCATCAACGACTGGCACACCTGCCCGGAGAGCGGACGCATCACCGCGTCCAATCCTTGCTTCACTGGCGACACCCTGGTCCACACCGACAAGGGCCTGATCCGGTTCGACGCACTCGTGGACCGGAGCCGGCAGGGCGAATCGTTCGGTGTCTACACCCACGACGCCACCAACCCGGATGCCCCCGCCGACCAGGTCGTGCTGACCCGTCCCAAAGCGGTCATGATCACCGGGACGAACGAGATCACCCGGCTCGAGTTCAGCAACGGCATGGTGCTGCGCTGCACCCCGAATCACCGGATCTGGACCACCAACCGGGGGTACGTCGAGGCCAAGGACCTCACCCCGGACGACCAGATCCTGCCGCTCAACCAGCCCACCCCGGCGACCGCCGCGTCCTGGGAGTTCCGCATGCGCGCGGACGCCAGTGTGTCACCCGGCGACGTCGTCCCGACCAAGTGGCAACGCGAGTCCCGACTGCCGGAGAAGTGGACCGAGGACTTCGCCCACCTGCTCGGCTGGCTGGTCGGCGACGGCTCAGTCCGGGAAGGCACCCCGGGCGTACGCGGCAACGGACCCGGTGCCAGCTGGGTCTACAGCCAGTCCGACCCGGAGGCGATCATCGAGCGGCACCAGAGTGTGCTGGAGAGCATCGTCGGCCTGCGATTCGATCCGGTGCAGATGCCCAATGGCACCCTGCAACTACGCAGCAACCGTACTGCCGTCGTCGAGTTCCTGACCGGGCTCGGCGTGAGCACCGCCCGCGCCGTGGACAAGCGGCTGCCGTCGTCGGTGCTGGAGGCGCCGCCCGAGATCCAGGCCGCCTTCCTACGCGGGCTGTTCGACGCGGACGGCTGCGCCGCCGAAACCGCCAACGGCACCCGTTACGTCGGGCTCGGCGCGGTCTCGATCGAACTGCTCCGCGAGGCGCAGCGTCTGCTGAGCGGGTTCGGCATCGGCAGCCGGATCTACGCCACCCGCAAGGCCGGTGACACCACCTTCCGGTACACCACGAACAGTGGCGACGAGCGCGAGTACCATGGCAAGCAGCTCTACGACCTGCGGATCAGCGGGGAGAACATCGGCCTGTTCGCCAGCCGGATCGGGTTCGACCACCAGGCCAAGGCCCAGCGGGTGGCCCATTGGCTCGAGCAGCACCGGTTCTACCGCACGGATCAGACGGCGAGGTTGGTCAGCCGTGAGTTCGACGGTTTCGAGACCACCTACAACCTGTCCGAGCCGCGCAACCACTCGTACATCGCCAACGGCGTGGTCGTCCGGAACTGCTCGGAATACCTTCATTTGGACAATTCTTCGTGCAATCTTGCGTCGCTGAATCTGATGAAGTTCCTGCGAGCCGACGGCGGCTTCGAGGTCGAGAAGTTCGTCCGCTCCGTCGAGTTCGTCATCACCGCGATGGACATCTCCATCTGCTTCGCCGACTTCCCGACCGAGAAGATCGGTGAGACCACCCGGGCCTACCGGCAGCTCGGCATCGGCTACGCCAACCTCGGCGCCCTGCTGATGGCCTCCGGAATGCCGTACGACTCGGAGGCCGGCCGGTCCTACGCCGCCGCCATCACGTCGGTGATGACCGGTACGGCGTACCGCCGCTCGGCCGAACTCGCCGGCGTCGTCGGCGCCTACGACGGCTACGCCCGCAACGCCGAGGGCCACAAGCGGGTGATGCGCAAGCACGCCGCCGCCAGTGACGAGATCCGCCCGACCGGACCGGTGGCAACCGCCCTGGCCCGCGAAGCGGCTCGGCAGTGGGAGATGGGCAACAAGCTCGGCGAGAAGAACGGCTGGCGCAATTCGCAGGCAAGTGTGCTCGCGCCCACCGGGACCATCGGTCTGATGATGGACTGCGACACCACCGGGGTGGAGCCGGACCTGGCGCTGGTCAAGTTCAAGAAGCTGGTCGGCGGCGGCTCGATGCAGATCGTCAACCAGACGGTGCCCCGGGCGCTGCGTAGTCTCGGCTACCCGGAGGAGCAGGTCGAGGCGATCGTCGAGCACATCGCCGACAACGGTCACGTGGTGGACGCACCGGGTCTGCGGACCGAGCACTACCCGGTGTTCGACTGCGCGATGGGGGAGCGGTCGATCGCGCCGATGGGGCACGTGCGGATGATGGCGGCGGTGCAGCCGTTCATCTCCGGGGCGATCTCCAAGACGGTCAACATGCCGGAGGCGGCGACCGTCGCCGACGTCGAGAAGATCTACTACGAGGGCTGGAAGCTGGGCCTCAAGGCGCTGGCGATCTACCGGGACAACTGCAAGGTGGGTCAGCCGCTGTCGGTGGCAAAGAGCGACAAGGCCACCCAGGCGGCTACCGCCGAGCAGACCGCCGCCGTCGAGAAGATCGTCGAGAAGGTCGTCGAGTACCGGCCGGTGCGCAAGCGGCTGCCGAAGAAGCGCCCGTCGGAGACGGTGTCGTTCTCGGTCGGCGGTGCCGAGGGCTACCTGACCGCGTCGTCCTACCCGGACGACGGCCTCGGCGAGGTCTTCCTGAAGATGTCGAAGCAGGGTTCCACGCTGGCCGGGGTGATGGACGCCTTCTCGGTGGCCATCTCGATCGGCCTGCAGTACGGCGTACCGCTGGAGACCTTCGTCGCGAAGTTCACCAACATGCGCTTCGAGCCGGCCGGCATGACCGACGACCCGGACGTGCGGATGGCGGCGTCGGTGATGGACTACATCTTCCGTCGCCTGGCGTTGGACTTCCTGCCCTACGACCGTCGCGCCGAGCTGGGCATCTTCACCGCCGCCGAGCGGACCGCGCAGATGCGGGCCGAGGCGGAGGCGGAGAGCGCGGCGTCGGAGCTGTCGGCGATGGCGGTGTCCGCGCCGGTCGAGCCGAAGCACCCGGAGGCGCCGGCCCCGTCGTCAGTCGAGCCGGTCAGCGGTACGGCGGACGCGCCGGCCGCCGCCGCCCCGGCGCCGGCCTCGGTGCATTCGTCGACGGAGCTGCTGGAGGCGGTGATCGGCAAGGCTGCCGACGCGCCGCTCTGCTTCACCTGCGGGACGAAGATGCGCCCGGCGGGTAGCTGCTACGTCTGCGAAGGCTGCGGATCCACGTCCGGCTGCAGCTGA
- the nrdR gene encoding transcriptional regulator NrdR: MRCPYCRHADSRVVDSREADDGQLIRRRRSCPECGKRFTTVEEAVLAVVKRSGVTEPFSRSKIMGGVRKACQGRPVDDDAIALLAQKVEETVRAKGAAEIPSHDVGLAILGPLRELDEVAYLRFASVYRSFDSLDDFEREIDTLRAAAQARAAGADPVVAGAGPG; this comes from the coding sequence ATGCGTTGCCCGTACTGCCGGCACGCCGACTCGCGCGTGGTCGACTCCCGTGAGGCCGACGACGGTCAGCTCATCCGCCGCCGCCGCTCCTGCCCGGAGTGCGGCAAGCGGTTCACCACGGTCGAGGAGGCGGTCCTGGCCGTGGTCAAGCGCAGCGGCGTCACCGAACCGTTCAGCCGGTCCAAGATCATGGGCGGGGTACGCAAGGCGTGTCAGGGCCGTCCGGTGGACGACGACGCCATCGCCCTGCTGGCGCAGAAGGTCGAGGAGACCGTCCGCGCCAAGGGCGCCGCCGAGATCCCCAGCCACGACGTCGGTCTGGCGATCCTCGGCCCGCTGCGCGAACTCGACGAGGTGGCGTACCTGCGGTTCGCCAGCGTCTACCGGTCCTTCGACTCCCTCGACGACTTCGAGCGCGAGATCGACACGCTGCGGGCCGCGGCTCAGGCGCGGGCCGCCGGCGCGGACCCGGTGGTGGCCGGAGCCGGGCCCGGCTGA
- the lexA gene encoding transcriptional repressor LexA yields the protein MRAGRASRSGEARLRAVTSVVSSFPDPATSELTARQRRILEFIRTWVDRHGYPPSVREIGEAVGLVSPSSVAYQLKELERKGFLRRDPNRPRAVDVRPPAEVADDEAARASRPAPAYVPMLGRIAAGGPILAEQAVEDVFPLPRELVGEGEVFMLQVKGDSMIDAAICDGDWVVVRQQPTADSGEIVAAMIDGEATVKTYRRRDGHVWLMPHNAAFDPIPGDEATIMGRVVAVLRRV from the coding sequence GTGCGTGCGGGGCGCGCCAGCCGGTCGGGCGAGGCACGACTGCGGGCGGTGACCTCGGTGGTCAGTTCCTTCCCCGACCCGGCCACCAGCGAACTGACCGCCCGGCAACGCCGGATCCTGGAGTTCATCCGGACCTGGGTCGACCGGCACGGCTACCCGCCGAGCGTGCGGGAGATCGGCGAGGCCGTCGGCCTGGTCTCCCCGTCGAGCGTGGCGTACCAGCTCAAGGAGTTGGAGCGGAAGGGCTTCCTGCGGCGGGATCCGAACCGGCCACGGGCGGTGGACGTGCGGCCGCCGGCCGAGGTCGCCGACGACGAGGCGGCGCGGGCCTCCCGGCCGGCACCGGCGTACGTGCCGATGCTGGGCCGGATCGCGGCCGGTGGTCCGATCCTGGCGGAGCAGGCGGTGGAGGACGTCTTCCCGTTGCCGCGTGAGCTGGTCGGCGAGGGCGAGGTGTTCATGCTGCAGGTCAAGGGCGACTCGATGATCGACGCCGCGATCTGTGACGGGGACTGGGTCGTGGTGCGTCAGCAGCCGACCGCCGACTCGGGTGAGATCGTCGCGGCGATGATCGACGGCGAGGCCACGGTGAAGACCTACCGGCGACGCGACGGCCACGTGTGGCTGATGCCGCACAACGCGGCGTTCGATCCGATCCCTGGCGACGAAGCGACGATCATGGGTCGGGTCGTGGCGGTGCTGCGCCGGGTCTGA